In Metopolophium dirhodum isolate CAU chromosome 5, ASM1992520v1, whole genome shotgun sequence, the sequence aataaaattgaatgcaaataaaataaaacgtatatatatatatatataataatatgtacaatgtacatacatacatttgaAGTATTgtgtgaatttattaaaaaaatataataattataaaataaaaattaagtttggtCTAAACTCTATAAAGTACCTATGTTGAAATGAAAAACAGCAGTGCAATTtctgtattatatgtattgtttaattagtaATATGAATCCGTTGTGTAAATTACTATATAGAggtaattaataacttaataacacGAACACTAATGACTATGTAAATTACTCATTGTTGAATTCACGTTATGTATGGAATGTTCAAGTTCATACACTTCTAGACGTTTCTGGAAATTTGACAATCGATTCGGATTAATTGTAAGTAAGGTAAATTCATAGAGATTTTGTAATAAGtatattgtgtgtttttttttcaaatttggggTTTTAACAAGCTAACCCTGTGATCTCACCAAATCGTTTCCCACATAATTACAAACTCATACACACTTTGCtttgttatacctacctattgaacTTCTAGACATTTTCGTTGGTTCTGCGGTATACTATTATTTcaagaaattaattaactacAATTAGCTTATATACTTTATAGACATAGTGTATTGAAAATGTGATCATATACATTctgtaatatacaatacacgCTATATATGTGTTGGTACGTCAAAATAATGGCTCGtgtcgataattattataattacaattaggtacctatatatcatagcaataacagtaattaattttcttaattgttTCAATCTAATTATTGCTGTTGGCCATGATAGTCATCATTCTTGTCGACACACTAATATAACACGAATTACTTATACTTATTAGACATCGTTATATCTTGCCGTTttgatatttcaattataataatataatagattaatatacATACCATAATTACATGGTATATTTACGCCTAGGTATCGCCAATATTCGACTAAATTGATAATCTAAATTACTTATATAGacagaaatttgtttttattttcaattagtttCATTTGCTACGACGTTTGAATAATACTACTCCgatagaaaatattttcaaactatacaaattaatataaaatgagttgttataaaaaaataaaataaaacctataatGCAGcgcaataactatattatttgtcAAAGAAGTCTTTTATGCGAAGACAAGTTTATACTAAACCATACTTTGGAGATACCaagaaaatataatgatataaatgagAAAATCGCCAACATGACCTTCGCTCGAGAAAATCTATGTACGTGTACATTAATAAAAcgttaatatattgtattgagcggttatacaaaataataaaatcgtagagcataataatatattaatattacagacTACAGTCTGTTATAGTACAGTaactatttaaacatttcataaaaagCAGACGTTTAAgcgaaattattttttgtctcaACAGCCTCGaactatttgttttaaaagcagatacttatatttttattattacgatatcatACGCGTTTAAATGCGAACTATTTCTTGAACTTTTAGGaagcgcaattttttttttgtatttatattaactttttgatCGAATGTTggtaaatcataaaatttagAGTTCCTCACTAATACCGCTGTAAATCTCCGGCGCGCCTGGtacatagtatttatttattttttgacgcTAAAGCAACGTGTTCCGGTCAGCGGAATCAGGTGGTACAGGCgtctggtatattataataataatatatacctataaatcatAGTTGGCCACGTTCGGACACAGACACTCCAGTGGTAATTGGTGTAATCTACCCGTGGCCGATCGGATGTAGCAGCATACTCACGAGTGCGCTCGTTTGTTAtcattaaaacgaataaaaaaaaacacgccaTAAATTCTAAACGAGAAAACGGTTAGTCGTGTACTCAGATTGCCTATCCAGAACGCCGTTCTATCAAAACTGTATTATTGCCGCGGAAAACAACATAGACGTATCGTCtcggtatatacatataatatgtacctaccgaAGAAAACGTCAAAGTacggttaaaaaaaaaccacacatgaAAACGGAAAATATGTCAAGGTCGCGGGAGAGGACGTTGGGAGAGAAACGCAATATGGCAATATATGTCACTCGGCGGTTTCGTTTCGACTGACGTTTCGagatcgtaataatattttgacggcCGATTCCTTCAGAGTTCGTATTGTTGACTGCGCGGACTCAAATCGGCACGAACCAGTATCGCATAGTCGACGATAATAAGTCCGAAAAGAaaatttctagaaaataaaaacgtaaatacCAACGTGTAGgcattatttttcaattgaaacTCCGTGAAATGTTTTCGTTCTAACGTCTCCCCGAGTGGCGATTTGTATaataccgtcgtcgtcgtcgaccaTTAATCAGATCCGTTAGGAATATATTTGTTCGGAGCCGACGGAGGCTGACGCGATTAACATCCACGACTAATTTCTAcggtaaaaaaaagtaaataaataaaaaaaaaacctttgctATGAAATTTACTCGCGTCCAGAGCGCCATATCGTACCCACGGCGGTGTACCCTCCCCCCTCACAACCACCACCCACTCACCCGCCAGCGTGTACAATGAATTTCTCTATTTCGCTCGTTCAGCCCTTTTAAACGGTCCAGTAGGGAATAGCATCACGTACAACCGTGCAGGAGGGCTCGTATAGCATTATAGTGCTGATAACACTCCTCGCACACATCTCGTCGTTACACTGACAAGggtcgtaaaaataaaaaaaaaacgcacacaaatttaatttaatttaccatatacatatttgtataccgtttttcttttgttttcgcCTTTTTTTGgggaaaaaaattacacacgCTGCATTAACGTCTACCACGGCTATCGCAATACCTCtctgtgttattataataaataataataatataataatacctgttCACGTGCAGTATTGACACCATTTTTTCTTTCAACTCTAACGctatttttaatagtaatttaatacgcctcgataatataatacatgaaatagacgatgaaataatatatcatattatagacgATCAAACGTATCGATAAGATTTTATCACGACTGCGGGAATTCAACTGGTTAATATAGGCACTGGTGAGTGTTcgacattttatattgtacctattacataatattttattcgttggctACATAGTATATATGGGTagcaataatgataatattgtatcaaaagACATCGCTGAGAAAAAATGtatcgactataatattatagtgacatATTCGACAGTCGTTTAGTCGTCAAATATCGAAGGTGCCTCAAAGTAGATAGGTACCTTACAAGCCAACGTTGTCGTCCATTTTACAGCACTTTTTGAATAAATCATACTTATGGTTCTGGGGGGGGCCTTCGCTGTCTTCAGTTCGCGAACTGGCGTAGAACTAATAAGCCCGAAACCGGACGAGGGTGTACTTACGGCATACATCATACATGAACCATAATAAACCAATTCGCGTGGCAGTGCACGTTGGTTTGAAGTCGAACTTCAAAGTATATCGAAAACGTGATAgcgtaaaaaaacatatatttttagaaattttgcAAACGATACGAGTAAAATTGTCGTCGACTAAATGTAACGATCATATAACaattaaacgtatttattgaataaaatagaaCATTATAATAGAAGTAGGTAAtggtagtaaaaaaataacttaaaatgtattaaaatacaatactttTGATTTTTGCAATCGTTTCCCTTGTCATAATAATAGACTGTCTCggtggtgtatattatataagaggaCGTAACATCAACAATGTTCAGCACGTTGACACAGATCGGCTAAAATTGCTTTTATACcgaaagtattatattatagaggtattattattgcattttatgaaatattattttaactaagaGCTACAATCGTTTTAAAGAAGAAGAGAATACCTATATTCATTtagaaatatacttaatttaacaaaaaaaccaaaatgagATTTCTTCAAAAACGTTTTTATCTTTCATCTTAGTgctttatacctataaaatcGAACAAGaagcaataattttaaaaccataatcATGCATCGCCAcgctttaattaattttcactaTAATTTcgcaatcataatttataacgaataacaaccaacatttttaatgaGGACATGGGGtcgactttaaattatttttaatcagcGTTCAAACAAATAGACATTTCTCTAAAATGTTGTCCAAATCTCTGCAGCAATCAAACCCATCGAAGGACGAAGACGCTAGtgaaacgtaatatttttgagtCGAATACAAAAATCTAAgcttaatattatcttagttatattttataattagggtTCGAAGGTTTGAAAAATggcatatttttctataatgcTATAGTTCTATATGCAGTTATAGTAgaaatacattgtatatttacaACAATGACCGTGGTCTTAAAAACAGAAATtcaaaatactaattaaatacTATGGACCTACTTTATATCATTTGTTTTgataaatgtcataatatttcttaaattttttaaatgttatccaAATTCGTCAATgcaatgaattatatattatatttatgatttttattattattaacacaccAAAGTGGTTATGATAAGATACAGTTTACAATAAGGATATATACAGTATAGAATTGTGATACAACAtggaattacaacaaaataatacataaattacagcTTAGTTTCTATTAATAATTACCAATTGTACATTCTGAGTAGAGCAATTGATTTTACTGCaatgttcttttttaaatttaacctgaatcagtaaaaataaaaaatctaaatatggTACATTAGTACAGGCATTTAATAGGTAgtgaactaaaattaattatattcgttTAACATTGTGGTACTACAAAAGGGCGATTGTTTCTTGCGTTAAAAGCtggaattttaaagtttataatctTTAGGAACTCTGAACAAGATAACTcaccattaattaatttatgttcaaGAGCTATTTCGTATTTCGTTGAACGACCGTCTATAAAATCCGACGACTCTAACCAAATCAAATTCTGTGGTTATGGTATCCAAAGAGACGTCCAATCGAtcatcgattataatatattaatatcgtatttacataatatacgaaatacgtcgctcaatatacattatatcaaTACACATTATTTAACAGTATAAATGAGTTGCCGAACAAAGCACTATtaatgttagtttttttttaatcatttttttttccttgaACTTAATTAATATGGTTTTATGCTTTAATATTGTTTGTGTATATCTTTGACTGCTTTAACTATGAGCCCTTAAGATGCGTGAcggtgattatattattaattattattcatacagtATGCACTATGCACCATTAACTATGCCATGACTAACTCCTTTTTAGGTTGATTTCCTACAAGCAGTGGCGTAGTTATGATTTTGTTGTAGGGGGAGGGATAGTTTTTTAGATAAACGACAGGTGGGCCATGGGTGCATCGAAGTACTTACCATAAAACTCTgtttttttcatacataataatatataaagtatacacagtaaaatgatttatatagaacataatattattttcaaacacatcatttaattgcacattttttaatctataatatattatgtaatataaaagcaaaataccatcgatatttttaaaaacaacaaagctgtatgaactacttatgagaaaccttgtactGAATTGACAACgagctataaaaattaagtttaaatcatAAGTTTTCATTTAcaaataattggaaaattttcaagattttgatgaattttgttaagatttgaacttaagatatatataaaaagaagccatgcttatctttaatatttttcagctgctattatgttatttgtatttaatgaactattataacaacttatgaggtactttgtattacgttttcaagatttttttttttatctataattatagaaaaaaagctaaaaaatatcgaaaatttttataaattactcaaAACGAAgttatattttggtaaaaaaaatgataaaatgaacatttggtgaaaatttcaagtacctatctatacggttattagtttttctgaaaattttcaatttttacatcTTATAAAAGTACAAATTTAGATTCAATTTTCTGTCAGAACTATCCAGTATCcatgaaattaaaaatcgtttgaaGTAGTTAAATCTGTACAcggacaaaaattaaaaaaaaaaattaaaacacattgtaacaatatccattcatcgctccattcagaatctaaaaggtctAGGGGGCATCTATCTACATCATCTCCCCTGACCACTATAACTACGACACTGCCATCATGGACCAcagttatattatcattatgcaaccactaaaattattaatttattattcttattgtacctacttttgttattaattatgcgTATTACCCAGTCTGtttgaatttttgtatagaaaaatatatatttataagttacttTAATGCAGTTTCATATAgcttagttttttaaaaataaaatgttatcataatgATAAGTTTTTGTTCTATTTTCGGTGCGCAGGCGTGCAGCAGAGCCCGATAAATGCCACACAAAATCAACGTGGGCCTCGTGGCGCTGGCGGCTGCTCTGGCGGCGGCCGTGTTAGCCGACCCGTCGGTGGACCGGCGGGCCAGCATGGGGTTCATGGGCATGCGGGGCAAGAAAGACCGCGACCAGGGCGGTGGAGGCAGCGGCGGCGACGAGACTTCCGCAGCGGTCGACCTGGACAAGCGGACCATGGTGTTCCGGCGCCCGATGTTCGACGGCGGCAGCAGGCCCGCGGTGTTCGGCGGTGGTTCGGCGGAGGGCTTCAAGCGGGCCAGCATGGGGTTCATGGGCATGCGCGGCAAGAAGGActactacaacaacaacaagggCTCGGCGGCCGGGTTCTTCGGCATGCGCGGCAAGAAGGTTCCGTCCGCGGACGCGTTCTACGGCGTCCGCGGCAAGAAGTGGCCGGACCACGAGAACGCCGTCGACGCGGACGTCCAATTGTCCCCGATATATATCCTGTACAGGATCATCGACGAACTGAAGTCGGAACTCTCGGATCGGGGTGagcgttttatttttgtaataacaatagtatttaattacCCACATCCAAAGATATTTGGTACAtgttaaacaaaatgtttggtAAATGTTTAGATtacatgcaatataatatattattatatatgactaCAATATTGATCTACAACTCTATTCACTCAAGCAGTCAAGCCTATAGCTGTGGTGTGAGTAGGGTTCAgacagaaaaagaaaaaaactaaaaataatcatacaataaaactaaattaacaatgttttttcaatattaatttatatatcacATGATATgcctaaatacaatattttacataccgaAATCCTTAAATTTTACActatcaacatataatgttaaaaaatttaaaatgagtttagctattatactaaaaacagataaattaaattttcatcagacaaattttgcaaaaaaacaaacaaacagcggATAAACCTCATTTGGTTCTCACTTTAGAGATTACAATCCCATTTGAACTCTTATATCTACTAACACGAGTAGGTATTCACtgagtatttaattattatcctacggtggtggtggtggctgCATCGAAAAGTCATGGAAACTACTGGGTAGGTagtaatactaatttttaaacattttacttacaatttaatatatttcgtaTTCAATTAGAATATGATTTTACATGAGTTTTCCTAACCTAGATAAATACACCATTTCAAGCTAAGTAATTTACAAAGGCTGTTGAACATTTGGACACATTTACCCAAATACCAACACGTTTGGTTAGGTTTTGAGTACGAATAAACAACATTTCGAcacaaagaaatataaaataaaatatattattgggtGCATAACCATAAATCTACCTGGAAAACCagattttatataggtacgtaattacATAATTCAAGTACTGTTATCGACTAAGCAACAAAAAACTTCATAGATTTAATACATAatgatcaacatatttttaaattaatgttgcaAAAAGTTTTTGGGtgacaataataactataaaatgtcAACCTCTTCGTGGTGTCTCCTGGGTAACGCTAATAGgctctaaaaagtaaaatagtagaaaaatgggtttaaaaaaaaaaaatgttttaaaacttttacccaaaagtaaaatttaaaaaaaaaatgatgtacccaAACTTTGTATTCATTGTTTGTGTCTAGGAAACATTTGTACCTAAACGTGAGAAACCAATCGTATTCTCCCTATTCCagataaaatattcttatgtACCCAGATTTGAAAGGTTAGAAAAagctggtaggtaggtacagctgTGAAGAAATAAACTGATGGCAGAAAGAGAGTTTCAGGGGttgaaattgttaaaaaaagatACAACCATACAATAGAATAATAGCCGAATAAATCCATTCTGATTCTAATTTTCATATTTCgtcaattttagaaaataaagtgcataatttaaagtatagtaatatattttaatgttttctaaaattaattcatgttcctacaattaattataatataaacaataattaacaataattataataaataataatatatttaaacttaatctaatcaataaatattaaaataaatccgaACAACATTAATCATGGTCCACGCGCGACaacaatgcatttttaatgactattaaatttactaagacgtttttcaataattgaattttatttgtatctacTTATTACATCTTATGATCATTTAACACTGATCAATCATTAGAAGAGTGTGTATATTTATTGAAGTTTATCAGTCTAGAATCATAGGTGTAATCTTTATAAACTTAAATCATCGCAGGTCTGTCGGGATTTTTCTCTCAACAAACAAATGTTGCTCAGTGTACATAACAAAACCAACCA encodes:
- the LOC132944873 gene encoding tachykinins-like, whose protein sequence is MPHKINVGLVALAAALAAAVLADPSVDRRASMGFMGMRGKKDRDQGGGGSGGDETSAAVDLDKRTMVFRRPMFDGGSRPAVFGGGSAEGFKRASMGFMGMRGKKDYYNNNKGSAAGFFGMRGKKVPSADAFYGVRGKKWPDHENAVDADVQLSPIYILYRIIDELKSELSDRERNLVAAKFDEEREMR